TTATCTTATAAAACTATGTAAGTATGGCAACGTTATGTATAACCTCAATTATGAAACATATGCAAAATCAAAACAGCTGACCGTCAAATAGGTGAAGAAATCGGAAGTGatcaaaatttgtttgttattcaacaaaattaaaactgcaataaaaatttagaaaaatagaaaatgtctggAAGATTAATCCTACGCCAGCTCTTCCGACAGAGCGCACTTGCGCAACGCATGCCTGTGTTTAAACGATATGAAAGTGCGTCAACAGCTACTGGTACAACTAGCACCACCAAGCAGCCAACATTCAATAAGGACACATTGAAGCAGcttgtaaatacaaataaagttgTAATATTTATGAAGGGTAATCCCGAAACACCAAAATGTGGTTTTAGCAATGCAGTGGTTCAAATATTGCGAATGCATGGTGTACAATATGACGCGCATGATGTCCTTCAAAGCGATGAACTGCGACAAAGTAGGCTTTCAAGTACAGTGTTTTCCAAACTATTgcttatcaaaaatttaatttataggcATCAAAGAGTTTTCCGACTGGCCTACTATCCCTCAGGTCTATATAAATGGCGAATTTGTGGGCGGTTGTGATATTCTATTGCAAATGCACCAAAGTGGCGATTTGATAGAGGAGCTAAAGAAGGTTGGCATAGAATCACTCTTACTGACAGAAACTAAAAATCCAGAAAAAAGCTCAACAAAAGACACTAAACCCGATCAATAGTGAAATCTTTGCGATATTAACAGCACtttgtttcgaaaatttgttGGATATTTATGTAACTTTTgcgaaatattatttaacttaacgtgtttatttaattacaatgttaaatatgaataaaattatgttgaattTAGTATGATCACCCATACCAAGTATTTCTAGTTACTCTTCCGGCGATGGTTATATTCAGCAAAAGCAAGTAGCTCcaaaattttcacataaatttgcgTAGGATTATGAATTCCTAATATTTCCATAGAGTACTGCCGATGTTCGCTAATTACCATGTTAGCAACTATAATGGCGATCGAGAAAGCAGTGCGATGATGCAGCTGTTCCACAGATGGAACATTTCTCTTCCGGCGTGGTGCCATTTacaagaaattataaattatcaaCCAATTTCAAAGAAAATACCAGATTGGCTAAACACGCACAAAACTTTCTCGTATTCATAAGCACAAAACCGCTATTTTAACGTTAAACACTGTATATTATGTATCATGCACATAGATATATAATGCAAGCACAGTGGTTTGGCTACAAACATTTCcgcaataaaaattcaaacttcgtATAACTTCCATTTTATTCTCGATTTGTCATTTCAACAATACATTGAatgcattttacaattttaatttatttacttatgctTCGATTAGTAATTTAcgtgtgaaatattaaaatataataaatattttagtatttgtgttcaatatacatatatatttatatatataactatgtaGGCAATATCGTAACGACATTGGTGCGACATTTTTATTATGGTTGTCCTGCGGTCGGGCGAAATCGTTATTTTTTATCGGTCCCAACCGATACCATACAAAACCCCACCTTGATAAAAGTAATATTTCAATGCTTCTTTCAATTGCATGAAAATTgcaactattatttaaatacgCCTATATAATACAAACATTTCATACATGTCTAACGAGTAAGACTTTTTCTGTATTAACATACATAACTGCCGTCACttcagtaaatttttaataatttaaactttCATACGCATAGTCGGAATAGTTTATAAACAAAGAGGaaagttttaatgaaaattaaagtagcaaaatatatatgtatgtgtataatacTATAATGTTCTCATTTAAGGTATGTATTAAGAATTTTGAATTGCTTGGATAATAGCATGTGAGTATGTTGGTACTGCATGATTTGAATAAATGCCAGCATGAAATATAAGTTCTTTTCACAAAATACCAATGCTATTTCTAAGTATTTCTTTTATGTTTGGCTTTGTAAATACCGATTTGACCAATTCATTGCAATAAATAAAGAGAAGAACTGGTTTTCAAAACACTTTAACTAAGAAGCTCAATTTTAGATTTGCGTCTTAACCGAATTTAGCTGCTTGAGACATTTTGCAAATATCGGAATGCTATGCGATGGATAGACGTTCCATAAATGACCCTTCTAACAGGAATTCATTGCTATTTGTTAATATGTCGATAAGTTGCTCAGATTCGCCCGTGTTTATGCTGAAGGGGAAAAAAGACGAAATCTCTGGAAGCAATCCACTGCTATTGAATCCATTTAAGGTAGCCGGTAAGGAAGACTTGCGACGTCGTTCTACGCCATCGATCATTTCAATGCTATTGCGTCTTCTTGTCATGCTATCTATGAGGGGCCTTTTTTCACAGGTCCGTTCGTAGTAAATATCTGGTAAATCATCAAAGTCCTGAAGTTCTAAGCAACGCTGTAATTTGGCAATGTTGCTCAACAGTAAACGATGATTAAGATCTATCTGTGGAAAGCCGCCATGTTTGATTTCTAAAATAGGCATCCAACGATAATAACATTGTTCCCATATTGCCAAATCAACCATGCGATGTTGCGGCTCCAAATAGCGATCCTTTGGTATTGTAGAGGAGGTAACAAACAATTGCGGATTGATGGTTGTAAAGCGTTGCTGTTGCCCTTGTTTCATTGCGGAAATTTGCGCTAGTCCGGGTAACATAACAGCACCTGCAGGTATCGCTATAGAGCGACGATTCTGTTGTTCCTGTCGTTGACGTTGATAGAAAGGATTTGTAAAGAATACCTTATCTTTCTCAGCAAACTGTTCACCCCAATCCCAAACAGGACGCAGAACCAGATTACCAAAATTGACCGCTCGCGCTCGATCCGCCTCAGTATCAAATTGAAATGTATCAAATATAGGTAGAAAACACGAATCCCATAATGTGGTCAAATATGTTTGACTGTACTCAAATTCATCTGGGAATTGTTGCAATAACTGCCACACGCAGTCTAGAAACAGTAAGAACACGGGACTTTCTTCCTCTTCTGCTGCATCACCACGAACGTGACCTAATCTAGTTTGAAAAGGATGCTCCAGAGACACCCATTCCTTTTGTACCAACGACTGAAATCCATCAATTGTTCGAAATAGAGGATCTAGTATTATTTGCGTCAGGCTCGAAATAATACAACACAAATCCCGACCATTGGTTTCCTGCAATACACATGTCGTACCGGTTCGCAATGATTCTGCAGCCTCACATGAATATCGTAGACACAGTGACACATAGAAGAGCCAATTCGACTTTtcaacatttgaaagaaattTGGAATCTTGAACCAGAAATTCTTGCGGACTTTCCGGAGTACAAAGGCGACGAAACTTTAGGTACGCTCTTTGTACATCTTGTATACTAGGAAGGCGATCCGTCAGTTGTAGAAGTTTTAGCGCATGACGTGGATCACACTTTCGCACTAGTTCAAGTGTTACATTTTCCACTTTCGTGTCTTGTTGCATTGCTGGTTTTAATTCCGCTAAGCGAACAAGCGATGCATTGCCATAACCATATACCCAAAACGCCGCACGCGAATCGTAGAAGGCTCGTGATAAATCCAAGAACCGTTCAACTGTGCAGCATTTAGGAATGACAAAGTGAGGCGGTAGGGTGTACTTTGGGGCCTGCAACACATTTTGTAATTGAGGCACACTATCGGCACTTACAACTTGCCATTCGTTTGCACCACATCGTATTAACTCTCGTGCCCAGTCATTTTTTGTGCTATACATAGTGACACTCGATTTTCCTAACATGGAGTAATATGGCTCGCGATAACAGTACGCAAAACTGAGATCATGACGCGATGGATATGCGAATCGCGCTAAAGCTGAAGCAATCAGTTTTCCATAGTCAGGGCCAGATCTTGAATTTTGGAAGGCGAATTTAagtaaacgaaaatttttgcaaatgatGTGAAGTGCCGTAATACGACTGCTCATCACTTTCTGTTGTGCGTCAAGTTTTTTGCGTCTATTTCCTCCACTTAATGCGCTTACGCTGACTCTACCGCCCTCTGCTAGCTGGTACACATAATCTATGTTATTTAGAGTAACGTCGTTACGTTGCAAGTATAAATGCTCCTGATACGATTCCTGGAGAGGTGTTTCCTGTTTGTGTCGTTGTAGTGGCACAAATGCCATTTTGAAATTGGTGACACTTAACAAACCGAATACTGCCTGGCGAGACATATCCAGCTCAGAACCTTCAGTAGGAGCAGGCAAAATAGCAGAAAACAGATAAGCGGGTGCCGATGCTACAACAAGTTCGTT
The sequence above is drawn from the Bactrocera oleae isolate idBacOlea1 chromosome 5, idBacOlea1, whole genome shotgun sequence genome and encodes:
- the LOC106617199 gene encoding myotubularin-related protein 10-B — translated: MASISDRKRNTFLSYVAPSPGDIPRQEGSDDWLPTELRDLHLAKPRLLPNELVVASAPAYLFSAILPAPTEGSELDMSRQAVFGLLSVTNFKMAFVPLQRHKQETPLQESYQEHLYLQRNDVTLNNIDYVYQLAEGGRVSVSALSGGNRRKKLDAQQKVMSSRITALHIICKNFRLLKFAFQNSRSGPDYGKLIASALARFAYPSRHDLSFAYCYREPYYSMLGKSSVTMYSTKNDWARELIRCGANEWQVVSADSVPQLQNVLQAPKYTLPPHFVIPKCCTVERFLDLSRAFYDSRAAFWVYGYGNASLVRLAELKPAMQQDTKVENVTLELVRKCDPRHALKLLQLTDRLPSIQDVQRAYLKFRRLCTPESPQEFLVQDSKFLSNVEKSNWLFYVSLCLRYSCEAAESLRTGTTCVLQETNGRDLCCIISSLTQIILDPLFRTIDGFQSLVQKEWVSLEHPFQTRLGHVRGDAAEEEESPVFLLFLDCVWQLLQQFPDEFEYSQTYLTTLWDSCFLPIFDTFQFDTEADRARAVNFGNLVLRPVWDWGEQFAEKDKVFFTNPFYQRQRQEQQNRRSIAIPAGAVMLPGLAQISAMKQGQQQRFTTINPQLFVTSSTIPKDRYLEPQHRMVDLAIWEQCYYRWMPILEIKHGGFPQIDLNHRLLLSNIAKLQRCLELQDFDDLPDIYYERTCEKRPLIDSMTRRRNSIEMIDGVERRRKSSLPATLNGFNSSGLLPEISSFFPFSINTGESEQLIDILTNSNEFLLEGSFMERLSIA
- the Grx5 gene encoding uncharacterized monothiol glutaredoxin ycf64-like, whose translation is MSGRLILRQLFRQSALAQRMPVFKRYESASTATGTTSTTKQPTFNKDTLKQLVNTNKVVIFMKGNPETPKCGFSNAVVQILRMHGVQYDAHDVLQSDELRQSIKEFSDWPTIPQVYINGEFVGGCDILLQMHQSGDLIEELKKVGIESLLLTETKNPEKSSTKDTKPDQ